From the Arvicola amphibius chromosome 2, mArvAmp1.2, whole genome shotgun sequence genome, one window contains:
- the LOC119808177 gene encoding poly(rC)-binding protein 2-like isoform X2: MDTGVIEGGLNVTLTIRLLMHGKEVGSIIGKKGESVKKMREESGARINISEGNCPERIITLAGPTNAIFKAFAMIIDKLEEDISSSMTNSTAASRPPVTLGLVVPTSQCGSLIGKGGCKIKEIRESTGAQVQVAGDMLPNSTERAITIAGIPQSIIECVKQICVVMLESPPKGVTIPYRPKPSSSPVIFAGGQAYTIQGQYAIPQPDLTKLHQLAMQQSHFPMTHGNTGFSGIESSSPEVKGYWAGLDASAQTTSHELTIPNDLIGCIIGRQGAKINEIRQMSGAQIKIANPVEGSTDRQVTITGSAASISLAQYLINVRLSSETGGMGSS; this comes from the exons ATGGACACCGGTGTGATTGAAGGTGGATTAAATGTCACTCTTACTATCAGGCTACTTATGCATGGAAAGGAAGTTGGCAGTATCATCGGAAAGAAAGGAGAATCTGTTAAGAAGATGCGCGAGGAGAGTGGTGCACGTATCAACATCTCAGAAGGGAATTGTCCTGAGAGAATTATCACTTTGGCTGGACCGACTAATGCCATCTTCAAAGCCTTTGCTATGATCATTGATAAACTGGAAGAGGACATAAGCAGCTCTATGACCAATAGCACAGCTGCCAGCAGACCCCCAGTCACCTTAGGGCTCGTGGTTCCCACTAGTCAGTGTGGCTCTCTGATTGGGAAAGGTGGTTGCAAGATCAAGGAAATAAGAGAGAGTACAGGGGCTCAGGTCCAGGTGGCAGGGGATATGCTCCCCAACTCCACTGAGCGGGCAATCACTATTGCTGGCATTCCGCAATCCATCATTGAGTGTGTCAAACAGATCTGCGTGGTCATGTTGGAGTCCCCCCCGAAGGGCGTGACCATCCCGTACCGGCCCAAGCCCTCGAGTTCTCCAGTCATCTTTGCAGGTGGTCAG GCCTATACCATTCAAGGACAGTATGCCATTCCACAGCCAGATTTGACCAAGCTGCACCAGTTGGCAATGCAACAGTCTCATTTTCCCATGACCCATGGCAACACTGGATTCAGTGGCATTGAATCCAGCTCTCCAGAGGTGAAAGGCTATTGGGCAGGTTTGGATGCATCTGCTCAAACTACTTCTCATGAACTCACCATTCCAAATGATTTGATTGGCTGCATAATTGGGCGTCAGGGCGCCAAAATCAATGAGATCCGTCAGATGTCTGGGGCGCAGATCAAAATTGCAAACCCAGTGGAAGGATCTACTGATAGGCAGGTCACCATCACTGGGTCTGCTGCCAGCATCAGCCTGGCTCAGTATCTAATCAATGTCAGGCTTTCCTCGGAGACAGGTGGCATGGGGAGCAGCTAG
- the LOC119808177 gene encoding poly(rC)-binding protein 2-like isoform X1 produces the protein MDTGVIEGGLNVTLTIRLLMHGKEVGSIIGKKGESVKKMREESGARINISEGNCPERIITLAGPTNAIFKAFAMIIDKLEEDISSSMTNSTAASRPPVTLGLVVPTSQCGSLIGKGGCKIKEIRESTGAQVQVAGDMLPNSTERAITIAGIPQSIIECVKQICVVMLESPPKGVTIPYRPKPSSSPVIFAGGQDRYSTGSDSASFPHTTPSMCLNPDLEGLPLEAYTIQGQYAIPQPDLTKLHQLAMQQSHFPMTHGNTGFSGIESSSPEVKGYWAGLDASAQTTSHELTIPNDLIGCIIGRQGAKINEIRQMSGAQIKIANPVEGSTDRQVTITGSAASISLAQYLINVRLSSETGGMGSS, from the coding sequence ATGGACACCGGTGTGATTGAAGGTGGATTAAATGTCACTCTTACTATCAGGCTACTTATGCATGGAAAGGAAGTTGGCAGTATCATCGGAAAGAAAGGAGAATCTGTTAAGAAGATGCGCGAGGAGAGTGGTGCACGTATCAACATCTCAGAAGGGAATTGTCCTGAGAGAATTATCACTTTGGCTGGACCGACTAATGCCATCTTCAAAGCCTTTGCTATGATCATTGATAAACTGGAAGAGGACATAAGCAGCTCTATGACCAATAGCACAGCTGCCAGCAGACCCCCAGTCACCTTAGGGCTCGTGGTTCCCACTAGTCAGTGTGGCTCTCTGATTGGGAAAGGTGGTTGCAAGATCAAGGAAATAAGAGAGAGTACAGGGGCTCAGGTCCAGGTGGCAGGGGATATGCTCCCCAACTCCACTGAGCGGGCAATCACTATTGCTGGCATTCCGCAATCCATCATTGAGTGTGTCAAACAGATCTGCGTGGTCATGTTGGAGTCCCCCCCGAAGGGCGTGACCATCCCGTACCGGCCCAAGCCCTCGAGTTCTCCAGTCATCTTTGCAGGTGGTCAGGACAGGTACAGCACAGGCAGCGACAGTGCGAGCTTTCCCCACACCACCCCGTCCATGTGCCTCAACCCTGACCTGGAGGGACTACCTCTAGAGGCCTATACCATTCAAGGACAGTATGCCATTCCACAGCCAGATTTGACCAAGCTGCACCAGTTGGCAATGCAACAGTCTCATTTTCCCATGACCCATGGCAACACTGGATTCAGTGGCATTGAATCCAGCTCTCCAGAGGTGAAAGGCTATTGGGCAGGTTTGGATGCATCTGCTCAAACTACTTCTCATGAACTCACCATTCCAAATGATTTGATTGGCTGCATAATTGGGCGTCAGGGCGCCAAAATCAATGAGATCCGTCAGATGTCTGGGGCGCAGATCAAAATTGCAAACCCAGTGGAAGGATCTACTGATAGGCAGGTCACCATCACTGGGTCTGCTGCCAGCATCAGCCTGGCTCAGTATCTAATCAATGTCAGGCTTTCCTCGGAGACAGGTGGCATGGGGAGCAGCTAG